CAAACTTGCACTAGTAAAAATAGTACATAAATAGATAAATATAGTTTATCTGTTGCGGTAGTAGTAAGTATAGACTTGTGAAAGTTTTATGACAATTTTTTATTGTTGTATCAATGATTTTCGTGAAGTAAACCATTTTGATACGCGTTTAAAAGTTTTTTTAAATCTTCTGCTTGTGTATGGAGCTGTTGACCAATATCTGTGTCTTTAACCCGCTTCCGATTAATTTCCATCTCAATTACTTGCCTCGTAGAAAGAATATCAGTTTCATTTTTAACAGCATCCTCTTTCGTTGTAAAAGGCTGGTGGCTAACTAGTTGTAGCCCATAACTATTAAATAGTAACGTATATCCCGCTAATTTAGTCTTTTTATGGTACGCTTTTGCAAAGCCGCCATCAATAACAAGCATTTTTCCATCCGCCTTAATTGGACTTTCTCCCTTGCCTTCTTTTACTGGAGTATGCCCATTAATGATATGACCACAATTTGCATCAAGTCCAAACTCCTCTAAAATTTGTTGACAAATTGCTTCCTCATTACGCAACTTATAATACGGATTTTTTTCTTCCGTATGAGTTGCTTTATCCGCAATAAAATATCGCTCGAAAGTAGTCATTTCGCTTTTTCCAAATAAAGAGGAGATGGCGCCAGTCCACAAATACCAAACAATATCGCTGGCATATTTCTTTTCAACTGTACCTGCGGGGCGTACATAAGCTTCTCGTGTAAGAATCTCAAATTGTTCCAAAAGTTGGCGACCAGCATAACTTTTCTTCCGTAACTCCATGGCCATAAAAGTTCCATCCTCGTGAAGGGGAATACAACCATGATAAAGCAAATTCCCATTATAAGTTAAAAACATGCTACCTTTCGCATATAAAAATTGAACATGTTTTTGCAAGCGATGACAATTTTTAAAAGAAGCAGTAATTTTTTCAATAAGCGCTTGTTCGGCAGGAGTCAATTGGTACGGATTTTCCGGATCAATTGTTGGAAAATGTGTATCAAGTAAATCATAATCTTGTCCTTTTAAACGAATTGTCCCTTTTTGATAATCAATAAAATCGAGAAGGAGACGGTGTTTCATATGGAATTCGTCATGTCGTACAATAATTTCTCCTTCTAATTTAAATTGGATAATCGCCATAGCTTTATGCATCCGTGCAATTTGTGTGATTTCGGCATTACTATACTCGAGATTCTCTTCATTCTTAGGTTGGAAATAAGTACATGGATCATCTTGATAAATAGCATCAGCAAAAAGAGCGAGTGGACG
The nucleotide sequence above comes from Listeria ivanovii subsp. londoniensis. Encoded proteins:
- a CDS encoding fructose-bisphosphatase class III yields the protein MEEIDMKYLRLLAKQYPTIAKTATEIINLEAIMNLPKGTEHFLSDVHGEYSAFEQVLRNGSGVVKRKIRDIFGTELDDAEINSLSTLVYYPEEKMDLIAEELEDMDGWYRTTLLRLIEFCQYVASKYTRSKVRKAMPADFAYILEELLQENYNDDDKRMYYEEIIQHIISLDRAEEFISALSRLIQQLVVDHLHIVGDVYDRGPYPDKIMDTLMNYHSLDFQWGNHDILWMGAASGSKVCAANVIRISARYLNLDILEDSYGISLRPLALFADAIYQDDPCTYFQPKNEENLEYSNAEITQIARMHKAMAIIQFKLEGEIIVRHDEFHMKHRLLLDFIDYQKGTIRLKGQDYDLLDTHFPTIDPENPYQLTPAEQALIEKITASFKNCHRLQKHVQFLYAKGSMFLTYNGNLLYHGCIPLHEDGTFMAMELRKKSYAGRQLLEQFEILTREAYVRPAGTVEKKYASDIVWYLWTGAISSLFGKSEMTTFERYFIADKATHTEEKNPYYKLRNEEAICQQILEEFGLDANCGHIINGHTPVKEGKGESPIKADGKMLVIDGGFAKAYHKKTKLAGYTLLFNSYGLQLVSHQPFTTKEDAVKNETDILSTRQVIEMEINRKRVKDTDIGQQLHTQAEDLKKLLNAYQNGLLHENH